One Microvirga thermotolerans DNA window includes the following coding sequences:
- the addA gene encoding double-strand break repair helicase AddA: protein MSLDLVVPEHTREAQRRAADPRASAWVSANAGAGKTKVLTDRVVRLLLAGSPPGRILCLTFTKAAAANMAIRVFERLGRWVTMDDESLIAELTELEGSRPSREQVRLARTLFARAVETPGGLKIDTIHAFCERLLHLVPFEANVPARFAVLDESQSEEMLAQETANVLADAASGACPELNEALALVSTEAAGETLAEALNAALRCKDFLHAPGGLEAGLAQVRAALGLAPGEDLAAVERAMLEDGLPPTEWPAIAQELMRGKKTDRKRGELLSRAALAETREERLLHYLSVFLNKDGTKTRGSAFLTKDVDAALLQRMLDEQERLWRLDDRRKAARALERTTALFTLAAEIGARVERAKGRYGALDFQDLIDKTLALLSRHDAGWILYKLDRGIDHVLIDEAQDTNPEQWAILRRITEDFTAGHGARGRQVRTLFAVGDPKQSIYGFQGAAPQEFETSRQAWARKVAAAQLRFEDVRLTVSFRSARAVLAAVDATFALAEHYKGLSFEDAAVGTVHETARPHAPGLVELWPTETPAEEEEPEAWVLPVDSPEQHAPPVMVAKRIAKAVRAWTTRGDERGRVWRAGDVLVLVRKRGPAFEAVIRALKEAGVPVAGADRLNIGEHIAVLDLVAAGRAALLPEDDLTLATALKSPLVGLDDDDLIRIAARRPDGESLLSALERQARAGDKAALAALDALGAWRGLARVHGPFGFFATLLGPMGGRAKLVARLGSEAGDAIDAFLCFAHQSEQAETPSLTVFLNRFESAAHTIKRDLDSTNDEVRVMTVHGAKGLEAPIVFLIDGCDVLGRDPPLLRLAAAGGTVPVWAPGKSSDCRAMGEARDALHAKALEEHNRLLYVAMTRAKDRLVIAPYLTGRKDSPQEAWCEMVRRGWLHANRGRELPEKPFAEPLALWADEPVGLAGAAADVPAPAPAEIPDWLRQAAQPEPEPLPPIRPSSALGAADRLTRPGDGPYAPEARLRGTLIHALLERLPSLPRERREPMARAYVKARAPRLPEELREAVVTHALGVIDHEAVSPLFGPGSRAEAPIAGRIETPDGPVMVSGQIDRLAVLETEVLVADFKTTARPPRPGQAPPRSYVAQLALYRRLLQEIYPDKTVRAFLIWTSGPVIHEMLEADMNEILTIVAA, encoded by the coding sequence ATGAGCCTCGACCTCGTCGTTCCGGAACACACAAGGGAAGCACAGCGCCGCGCCGCGGATCCGCGCGCCTCCGCCTGGGTGTCGGCCAATGCGGGCGCGGGCAAGACGAAGGTGCTCACCGACCGGGTCGTGCGGCTCCTGCTCGCAGGTTCGCCGCCCGGGCGCATCCTCTGCCTCACCTTCACCAAGGCCGCCGCCGCCAACATGGCGATCCGCGTGTTCGAGCGCCTCGGCCGCTGGGTGACCATGGACGACGAGAGCCTGATCGCGGAGCTCACCGAGCTCGAAGGCTCGCGCCCGAGCCGCGAGCAGGTGCGCCTCGCCCGCACCCTCTTCGCGCGGGCGGTGGAGACGCCGGGCGGGCTCAAGATCGACACCATCCACGCCTTCTGCGAGCGCCTGCTCCACCTGGTGCCGTTCGAGGCGAACGTGCCCGCCCGCTTCGCGGTGCTCGACGAGAGCCAGAGCGAGGAGATGCTGGCGCAGGAGACCGCGAACGTCCTGGCCGACGCGGCGAGCGGGGCCTGTCCCGAGCTGAACGAGGCGCTCGCCCTGGTCAGCACGGAAGCGGCGGGGGAGACCCTCGCGGAGGCCCTCAACGCGGCGCTGCGCTGCAAGGACTTTCTCCACGCGCCGGGAGGCCTCGAAGCCGGCCTCGCCCAGGTGCGGGCCGCCCTCGGCCTCGCGCCCGGCGAGGACCTCGCCGCCGTCGAGCGGGCGATGCTAGAGGACGGGCTGCCGCCGACGGAATGGCCCGCCATCGCGCAGGAGCTCATGCGGGGCAAGAAGACCGACCGGAAGCGCGGCGAGCTTCTGTCCCGCGCGGCGCTTGCGGAAACCCGCGAGGAGCGGCTGCTGCACTACCTCTCGGTCTTCCTCAACAAGGACGGGACGAAGACCAGGGGCTCCGCCTTCCTCACGAAGGACGTGGACGCCGCGCTCCTTCAACGGATGCTCGACGAGCAGGAGCGCCTCTGGCGGCTCGACGACAGGCGCAAGGCGGCGCGCGCGCTGGAGCGCACCACGGCGCTGTTCACCCTCGCCGCCGAGATCGGCGCGCGGGTGGAGCGCGCGAAGGGCCGCTACGGGGCGCTCGACTTCCAGGACCTCATCGACAAGACCCTGGCGCTGCTGTCGCGGCACGACGCGGGCTGGATCCTCTACAAGCTCGACCGGGGCATCGACCACGTGCTCATCGACGAGGCGCAGGACACGAATCCCGAGCAATGGGCGATCCTGCGCAGGATCACGGAGGACTTCACCGCCGGCCACGGGGCGCGGGGCCGGCAGGTCCGCACCCTCTTCGCGGTGGGCGATCCGAAGCAGTCGATCTACGGCTTCCAGGGCGCGGCCCCGCAGGAATTCGAGACGAGCCGCCAGGCGTGGGCGCGCAAGGTCGCCGCCGCACAGCTGCGCTTCGAGGACGTGCGCCTCACGGTGTCGTTCCGCTCCGCGCGGGCGGTGCTCGCCGCGGTGGACGCCACCTTCGCCCTCGCCGAGCATTACAAGGGCCTCTCCTTCGAGGACGCCGCCGTGGGCACGGTGCACGAGACCGCCCGTCCCCATGCGCCGGGCCTGGTGGAGCTCTGGCCGACCGAGACCCCCGCCGAGGAGGAGGAGCCGGAGGCCTGGGTCCTGCCCGTGGACAGCCCGGAGCAGCACGCGCCACCGGTGATGGTCGCCAAGCGGATCGCGAAGGCGGTCCGCGCCTGGACGACCCGGGGCGACGAGCGCGGCCGCGTCTGGCGGGCCGGGGACGTGCTCGTCCTCGTGCGCAAGCGCGGCCCGGCCTTCGAGGCGGTGATCCGCGCCCTCAAGGAGGCCGGCGTGCCAGTGGCCGGCGCCGACCGGCTCAACATCGGCGAGCACATCGCCGTGCTCGACCTCGTGGCGGCGGGGCGCGCGGCCCTGCTGCCGGAGGACGACCTCACCCTCGCCACCGCCCTCAAGTCGCCCCTGGTCGGGCTCGACGACGACGACCTGATCCGCATCGCCGCCCGGCGCCCGGACGGGGAATCCCTCCTGTCCGCCCTGGAGCGGCAGGCCCGGGCGGGCGACAAGGCGGCCCTCGCCGCCCTCGACGCCCTCGGCGCCTGGCGCGGCCTCGCGCGGGTCCACGGGCCGTTCGGGTTCTTCGCCACCCTGCTCGGGCCCATGGGCGGGCGGGCGAAGCTCGTGGCCCGGCTCGGCAGCGAGGCGGGCGACGCCATCGATGCCTTCCTCTGCTTCGCCCACCAGTCGGAGCAGGCGGAGACGCCCTCCCTCACGGTCTTCCTCAACCGGTTCGAATCCGCCGCCCACACCATCAAGCGCGACCTCGATTCCACCAACGACGAGGTGCGGGTGATGACCGTGCACGGGGCCAAGGGCCTGGAGGCGCCCATCGTCTTTCTCATCGACGGCTGCGACGTGCTGGGCCGGGACCCGCCCCTGCTCCGGCTCGCGGCGGCGGGCGGCACGGTCCCGGTCTGGGCCCCCGGCAAGAGCTCCGACTGCAGGGCCATGGGCGAGGCGCGGGATGCGCTCCATGCCAAGGCCCTGGAGGAGCACAACCGCCTGCTCTACGTGGCCATGACCCGGGCCAAGGACCGGCTGGTGATCGCGCCCTATCTCACGGGCCGGAAGGACTCGCCCCAGGAGGCCTGGTGCGAGATGGTGCGCCGGGGCTGGCTCCACGCCAACCGGGGCCGGGAGCTTCCGGAAAAGCCCTTCGCGGAGCCCCTCGCCCTGTGGGCGGACGAGCCCGTGGGTCTCGCGGGAGCGGCGGCGGACGTCCCGGCTCCGGCCCCGGCCGAGATCCCCGACTGGCTGCGGCAGGCCGCGCAGCCGGAGCCGGAGCCCCTGCCGCCGATCCGGCCCTCCAGCGCCCTGGGCGCCGCCGACCGGCTGACACGGCCCGGCGACGGCCCCTATGCCCCGGAGGCGCGCCTGCGCGGGACACTGATCCATGCCCTTCTGGAGCGCCTGCCGAGCCTGCCGCGCGAGCGCCGGGAACCCATGGCCCGCGCCTACGTGAAGGCCCGCGCCCCCCGCCTGCCGGAGGAGCTGCGCGAGGCCGTGGTGACCCATGCCCTCGGCGTGATCGACCACGAGGCCGTGAGCCCGCTCTTCGGGCCGGGATCCCGCGCCGAGGCGCCGATCGCCGGGCGCATCGAGACCCCGGACGGGCCGGTGATGGTCTCCGGCCAGATCGACCGGCTCGCCGTGCTCGAGACGGAAGTGCTGGTGGCCGACTTCAAGACCACGGCCCGCCCGCCGCGGCCGGGGCAGGCGCCGCCCCGCTCCTACGTGGCCCAGCTCGCCCTCTACCGGCGGCTCCTGCAGGAGATCTATCCGGATAAGACCGTGCGGGCCTTCCTGATCTGGACCTCCGGCCCGGTCATCCACGAGATGTTGGAGGCGGACATGAACGAAATACTAACTATTGTGGCCGCATGA
- the trxA gene encoding thioredoxin, with the protein MATVKVTDASFAQDVLQSSEPVVVDFWAEWCGPCRMIGPALEEISDEMAGKVKIAKLNVDENPQVSSQFGIRSIPALMMFKGGKVVAQKIGAAPKGDLARWIQASA; encoded by the coding sequence ATGGCGACCGTGAAGGTGACCGACGCGAGCTTCGCGCAGGACGTTCTGCAATCCTCAGAGCCCGTGGTGGTCGATTTCTGGGCGGAATGGTGCGGCCCCTGCCGCATGATCGGCCCGGCTCTCGAGGAGATTTCCGACGAGATGGCCGGCAAGGTGAAGATCGCGAAGCTCAACGTGGACGAGAACCCGCAGGTCTCCTCCCAGTTCGGCATCCGCTCGATTCCGGCCCTGATGATGTTCAAGGGCGGCAAGGTCGTGGCCCAGAAGATCGGCGCCGCGCCCAAGGGCGACCTCGCCCGCTGGATCCAGGCCTCGGCCTGA